A window of the Fusarium fujikuroi IMI 58289 draft genome, chromosome FFUJ_chr09 genome harbors these coding sequences:
- a CDS encoding related to IST2 protein, producing MPSMGFEDKTTYNDKYVVLYDFGETDHDTAVKEFKTLVADLEETGFDVEVRAGYEQSLLVFAKTPRELLGNAVYKVKDWLYGITPNHPGGDKNTVVDGAYEAEDILSVYHIVNWSKELGGAGITPGTGKWKNVKAIFPIHNSKVNQSLLKYLSRKFFLSNEDIDQIRNLHGSKVAFYFAFIQAYLLFLTFPAITGVIAWLWLPRYSLAYGILTSVWCTVFLEYWKIQEIDLSLRWNVKGIQHVKVNRPQFKYDYEYVDEGGRKHYYFPRWKKVVRQLLQIPFLIVAFLALGITIIAVFTIEILISETYAGPYKDYLEYLPTILLAVSLPYITSALEDAAEWMTEFENHRTADLHEMSLTQKVFVLNMFTNYLPIFLTAFIYIPFGGTVVPKLENFLSAAFASVGKKFVHQPFHLDADRLRNEVIALTVTGQLSGFFEENIVPMLKHKFSDWYRDYRRARSKGDMLLAVVKDDPEETAFLSRVRNEAILPKYNVQDDIAEIVLQFGYLALFSPVWPIIPMGFLINNWIELRSDFAKISLEHQRPAPVRSDGIGPWIYSLEALTWLGSICTAAIVHLFSVDKVGNTMGSWATLPVTVFISEHVLLLLRSLVRFVLQQIGSERIREDYNQRYANRVKYLEELETKKQQSGLAVREAHRERRKSVLVMERDPFWTKQVHDGASELAGVTLIQQVKKNEEPGDQEKKD from the exons ATGCCGAGTATGGGGTTCGAGGATAAGACGACGTACAACGACAAGTATGTCGTTTTGTACGATTTTGGCGAGACGG ATCATGATACGGCTGTCAAAGAGTTCAAGACCCTAGTTGCGGACCTGGAAGAAACTGGGTTTGACGTCGAAGTCAGAGCAGGCTATGAGCAATCCCTTCTTGTATTCGCCAAAACACCGCGTGAGCTCCTCGGCAACGCTGTCTATAA GGTTAAGGACTGGCTATACGGCATCACGCCGAATCACCCTGGCGGTGATAAAAACACAGTCGTCGATGGAGCTTATGAAGCAGAGGACATCCTCTCAGTTTATCATATCGTCAATTGGTCCAAGGAACTTGGTGGTGCAGGCATCACCCCCGGAACAGGGAAATGGAAGAACGTCAAGGCGATATTTCCTATTCATAATTCCAAGGTCAACCAGTCTTTGCTCAAGTACCTGAGCAGAAAGTTTTTCTTGTCCAACGAGGACATTGACCAGATTCGCAACCTACACGGCTCAAAG GTCGCTTTTTACTTTGCTTTCATCCAAGCTTATCTTCTATTCCTCACTTTCCCCGCCATAACAGGCGTTATCGCATGGCTCTGGCTTCCACGATACTCCCTCGCGTACGGTATTCTCACCAGCGTCTGGTGCACTGTTTTCCTCGAGTACTGGAAGATCCAGGAGATCGATCTGAGTCTGCGCTGGAACGTCAAGGGTATTCAGCATGTCAAGGTCAACAGGCCGCAGTTCAAGTATGACTATGAGTATGTTGATGAAGGCGGGCGGAAACATTACTACTTTCCTAGGTGGAAGAAGGTCGTGAGACAGTTGTTGCAGATTCCGTTCTTGATCGTGGCGTTTTTGGCGTTGGGCATTACGATCATTGCGGTGTTTACTATTGAGATTTTGATCTCTGAGACGTACGCTGGGCCGTATAAGGATTACTTG GAATATCTCCCAACGATTCTTCTGGCTGTGTCTCTCCCTTATATCACCTCCGCCCTCGAAGACGCAGCCGAATGGATGACGGAATTCGAAAACCATCGCACCGCCGATCTGCACGAAATGTCACTTACCCAAAAAGTGTTTGTCCTCAACATGTTCACCAACTACctccccatcttcctcaCGGCATTTATCTACATCCCCTTCGGCGGGACCGTGGTCCCCAAACTCGAGAATTTCCTGTCAGCTGCGTTTGCGAGCGTCGGCAAGAAATTTGTTCATCAGCCGTTTCATCTTGACGCCGATAGGTTGAGAAACGAAGTTATCGCTTTAACAGTCACAGGTCAACTATCAGGCTTCTTTGAAGAGAACATCGTCCCGATGCTCAAGCATAAATTCTCAGATTGGTATAGAGATTATCGCAGGGCAAGGTCAAAGGGCGATATGCTTCTTGCGGTGGTGAAGGATGATCCGGAAGAGACAGCTTTCCTATCACGTGTTCGAAACGAGGCGATTCTTCCAAAGTACAACGTTCAGGATGACATTGCAGAAATCGTTCTCCAATTCGGGTATCTTGCTTTATTCTCACCAGTCTGGCCAATCATCCCAATGGgctttctcatcaacaattGGATTGAGCTACGGTCTGATTTCGCAAAGATCTCACTGGAGCATCAACGCCCCGCACCAGTTCGCTCCGACGGAATCGGCCCTTGGATCTACTCCCTCGAAGCGTTAACCTGGCTCGGAAGTATCTGCACAGCAGCAATCGTCCATCTTTTCAGTGTCGACAAAGTCGGCAATACAATGGGAAGCTGGGCGACTCTTCCCGTTACTGTCTTTATCAGCGAGCAcgttctcctcctccttcgatCTCTCGTCCGCTTCGTTCTTCAACAAATCGGCTCTGAGCGGATTCGAGAAGATTACAACCAGCGCTATGCAAACCGCGTCAAGTATCTCGAAGAGCTGGAGACGAAGAAACAGCAGTCTGGACTAGCTGTACGTGAGGCCCACCGTGAGCGACGCAAGTCGGTTCTGGTGATGGAGAGAGATCCGTTCTGGACGAAACAAGTCCATGATGGCGCTAGCGAGTTAGCAGGTGTCACGCTCATCCAAcaggtgaagaagaatgaagagccTGGGGatcaggagaagaaagactaG